The nucleotide sequence AGGAAGGGAAACTCGCCGATTTCCACTTCCTTCCAGGGACGATAAACATTGGCTTCTTTTCGCAGGATGCGCAGTTTCTGCACTCCCAGATCGATCAGCACGATTTCATCTCCGGGTTCGCCATCCAGGTTAATGTTGACGGCTCCGACCACGCGGGCTTTGCTTTCGGGGGCATTAAACTGATCGAGCACCTGCCACTGATTATCGGAATTCAAAACCAGTCTGCGGGCAAAATTGTTCTGCGCGGTCAGAATCCAGTCCCGTTTCGGGCCGCCGATAAAAATGGATTCCGGCTTGATCTCATCCAGGTTGATTCCCCCGGAGGGGGTAATCAGCTGCGGCGTCTGTTTAGGTGTGAGGGTGATCATTTTGGGAGAACGAGAGAGCCCATAAAAGGCCATCAGTTCAAAAACCCCATCGCCGTTGGCATCGAGTTTGACTAATGATTTCGGGTTTTCCAGGTTGGGCGGATTGCTGGGAAAAGAATAATCGGCCCAGGTTCCATCCGGATTCAGTTTCAATGCCTGGAGTTTATACTGATTGGAGTCCACCCTGGAGATATAGATTAATTCGGGTGACTGGTTGCCGTCCAGGTCGGCCATTTCAAAGGCAACCGGCTCCCCTTTCACCGGGAGAATTTTGGGAAACGAGAGTCGCTGATTTTCAAACGAACTGACGCCGATAATCTTTTCCCGTTCGCTGAGGACGAACACTTCTGCCCGTCCGTCGCCGTTGACGTCTTCAACGCGTAACTGTTCTACTCCGAGAAGTCCCGGGTAGGTCTGCCCCAGGTCCAGGCCACGATCTTTGGCCTGCAGGTAGACCAGCATCTGTGCGGTTTCCGGGTCGGAGACAACGACATCGGTAATTCCGTCGCCGTTAATGTCTCCCAGATCGAAGCCGCGATTCCGTCCCGATCCTTCTTCACCGAAACCGTACATCGTCAGTCGCTTGGAAAGGTCTCCATTTTGCGTCGACGATTTTTCCAGCTGCTGAATTCTCATTCTGCCGGTCTGCGAATCGATGGTGAGAATTTCTGAACCTGCTTTGCCATCGATATCTGCTAAAGTGACCGAGCGGGGATTGGATAGTTCAAACCGGATTTCCGGTCCCAGGTTGCCATCTGGTTTTTGCAGACGGGCACAGAGCATCTGATCTTTGCCGTCGCGTGTGGCATAAGTAAAATCGTTGCGTCCATCCCCATTCAGATCGGCGATGGCCGCGAGCCCGAGCTTGGGTGATGTATTCAGAATCGGACGCGGCGTTTTCAATACGCCGTTCTGATCCTGCAGAATGACATAAGTATGGTTCGTTCCCAGAACGATCAAATCGGTTTTCTGATCGTGGTTCAGATCGCCGGCGGCAATAGTCCACTGCGTCGACTGCAGATCTGCCAGCCGGATACGTTTGCGGTCGGACCACTCTCCTGTTTTGGTCTGATAGCGAATGATCAGTCGGTCCGGCAGGGCCAGGTAGGCCAGATCATTGAGCCCGTCTCCATTGAAGTCACCCACTGTCAGTGCTGAAATGGAGACATCGACGGGAATTTTGATGTGTTTTAAACGTGCATCACTGGGAATCCCATTGACTTCGTCTGTCATTTCATCGGGAGAGACTTTTTCGCCGGGAGCACGTTGCTGCAGGACATCAATGCGGCTGTTGCTGTTGTCAATCAGAATCAGATCATTCAGCCCATCTCCGTTCAGATCCTGTGCCAGCATATTGGCGGACCGGTCGGAGAGCTTGAAGAGTTCCAGTGGTTTAAAGCCGTAAGAATCTCCCAGCTTCGCTTTATCCTCTGCGTAAACAGGCGGTTGTGCACCTGCGATACAATAGACTGCCAGCATTGTCAGGCAGAGCATTCTGATTGATTTGCTTGAGCCGATTAACATCCTGTCTCCTTGCGGTATTTCCAAACTGCGGCGAGTTGAATTTTCAAGTTTGCCTGTGAGTTTCGATCAGCATAACCAGAATCATTACTGGACGCGAATCTCGAAAGGCATAATTGTGAGTGACTTTTCCCGTGCCAGTAAATTGATCAGGTCCATTTTTTTCAATTGTTCAGACAACCCCGGAGCCAGGGAATCCAGCATGCGGGAGATCTGCTGATGTTGTTGCGTATCGCCGTCCACAGGGCCGAAAATCTGCTCGAACGGACTGGTCGGTCGGGGGAGAATCAGTTTTTCGAACTTCTCGCCTTCTTTGATTTTCCCCAGTTTGCGGGCATGATCGATGGCTTCATCGAGTGTTCCCAACTGGTCTACCAGGCCGAGTTTCAGCGCCATCTCTCCAGTATAGACCCGACCTCGTGCGAGGGCTTCCAGTTTGTTGTAATCCATTTTGCGACCAGCGGCGGCTTTTTCGGTAAACTGTTTGTAGATCGCGTTCAGCATGCCCGTGACGGCGACGCGTTCCGATTCCGTAAAACCATTCAGCGGGCTGAAGGTTCCACTGTTGCTGCCACGTGAAATGACGCTGGTCGTAATCCCGATTTTCTTATAGAGACCTTCAATCGCCAGTTTGCCGCCAACAACGCCAATCGACCCCGTCAGGGTCCCCGGTTCGGCAAAGATGCGTTCTGCGCCCATGGAGATGTAGTAGCCTCCGCTGGCGGCGACATCACCCATGCTGACGACGATCGGTTTGCCGGCTTCTTCGAGTGCCCGCCACATCAGATCGCTGGCCAGGGCGCTGCCTCCCGGGCTGTCGACGCGGACCACGATCGCTTTGACCTGGTCATCGTCGGCTGCTTTATGAACGGCTTTGATAAAGGTATCCGAGCCCAGAACGTTGCCTCCCAGCAGACTTCCCTGTGCAGAGGAACCGGACATGATGGCCCCCGTGGCATAGATGACGGCGATCCGCGGTCCGGAGCCGATGCGCTGTGAGGAATCGATGCCGGCCAGCAGGTCCATCAGTTTGATCAGTCCCGCGATGCCTGAGAAATCGGTGTCGGCCCGTTTTTTCGCATATTTTTTGATCAGCTTGACTTCGTTTTTACTGTCCTCTCCCGTGAGCAGTTTGGGGAGTTGATCTTCATAGGCAATGTGATCAATCAGTCCGAGTTTCTTTGCTTCGGCAGCCATATATGGACCGCCGTTGATGGCCGCCTCGACTTTTTCAGCGGATAACCCCCGGGATGCGGAAATCATACCGGTGATCTGTCCGAAGTAATTATCGAGCAGTGCTTCCATTTCTTCGCGAAAGGCTTCGCTCATTTCGGTACGTGTATAGGGTTCGGCAGCCGACTTGTATTTTCCGACCCGCAGGATATCCGGTTTGATATCGAGGATGTCGAACAGGTTCTTATAGAAACTGACTTCCGCACGCAGTCCCAGCAGGATCAGTGAAGCCGACTCGGGCATCACGATCTGATCACAGGCAGACGCGATCAGGTAATCTTTGGTCATGCCCGTTTCAATCCAGGCAAAGACCTTCTTGTCGCTCTTGCGGACTTTCTGAATCGCCTGTCGCAGTTCGTTCAGCTTGGCCCAACCAAGTTCGGTGCCTTTGAAATGCAGTACAACGCCGGTCAGCGATTTATCTTCCGACGCCTTTTCCAGCCGGGAAACGACTTTGGAGAGTGACTCGGTGACATCGCCAAACAGGCCGGGCATCTGCGGTCCTTCGGGATAGGACCCTTTGATGACCATATGGGCCCAGTTTTCACGGGTCGGCTTGGCTTCCTCTTCTTCTGCAGCAGAAACAGAATTTTGAGTGAGAATCAGCGCACAGCCAAGAAGCAATGCCACGAGGAACCAGCGACTTTTATGAACAGGCATCGACATCAGAAATCTCCAGAACAGGGACGTATGTATTGTTTGCAGAACCAGAATCGTTGTGATGCAGCAGGAGAGATCACTCTGGAAAACGTTAAATTCGGATTAACCGCTATAAGCAGTCTAAGTGGAACAACAGGCTACGGTCAAGAAAGAGTTGACTGATGCTCCCGTTATACGCACTGAAATGTGATTGCTTCAGAAAATTCCTGCGGGAAAAACCAAAAAGTGTTGTCAGAGGATGCTTGATTTGTCACACTGGAACCGCTGGTTTCTCGCGTGATCTCTGGTCACTGCTCCGTTCCCTGTACTCACTGTGGTTTTACAAACATGTCCGTACGTACTTTTCTGCTGTCACTGATCTGCGTTGTTTCACTCTCGAGTTCTCTTTCTGCACAGGGACTGATCTGGGAACTGCCCGCTGATGGCTCCTGGGTCCGCTTTGAAGGGACCTATGAAAAAGAGATGCCAGGGCCGGAATCGAACGATTTGAACATCAAACTGCAGTGGACGCGACATCTGGTCATCAGTTCTGTAGGCTCTGAGATGGCAGAATACGAAGGCGCACAGACCGCCTGTCGCTGGCTGGAATTTAAATGCATCACCGGAAAATCAACGGAATCGGGTGTGGCTCCCGGGGTTTCCGGCCCGCGCATTTATAAAGTGCTGGTTCCTGAAAAAGCGATCAGCGGTGACATCAAAGAAACGATTGGCAAAAATGAACTGCCCATTACATTTCTGCCGATCGTCCGCGGCTATCGCAAAACCGGTGACCGACCTGTCGAACCACTCAAAACCAATGTACTGCGTTTCTACCCCATGATCACGATGCTGGAACACTATACCCAATGGGATTCTGTCGGAGAGCCTGGCAGCGTGGAAACACCGGCTGCAACTGTCTCCGCGCGGGAGTACCAGGGGACCTTCATCAGTGAAAGCACCACAACCCGCTCAAAAAACGAAGGGAAAATCTGGCGTACTTCCGAAATTCCGTTCGGCATCGCCAAATGGTCGGTTGTGATTACCCGCGAAACAAAGGGGGGAACCCGGCCTCGCACCGAGTTCAAGCAGACATCCCTGATTCAGGTGAACATGTCAGCTCACGAAGTGGGTAAGAACGCCGAGAGCGAACTGCCGGCTTCTCGCTGAACACGGGCGGCCCCACCCCAGATTGACGCTGCCCTGTTCTGCCTGACCCGATTTCAGGCCGGATTCCTGTTCGATTTGCAAACTATGCCACCCGAGACTTGACGCTGTCCTCACAGGTGAAAAGAATCAGATGTTTACGAACATCTTTGCTTCCCGCGTGTCTGCGTGGGGGAACTTTCGAGATCTGATATCGGTTTTCAGATCCATCTACTTTTATTCATTCAGAGAACAAAGATCACCATTATGTCGATGCAGCTCTCAGCTACTGTTCAGAAACTCAAGCCATCCGCGACCATTGCCGCTGCAGCAAAAGCCAAGGAATTGAAAAGTACCGGCGTCAAAGTGTATGAGTTCACCCTGGGAGAGCCAGACTTCACCACCCCCGCTCATATCTGCCAGGCGGCAAAAGACGCCATGGACGCCGGCCAGACGCATTACACCCCGGCAGCGGGTACTCTCGAAGTCAAACAGGCAATCTGCGATGCTTACCAGCGCGATTATGGTTTGAGCTATCAACCAAATCAGGTGGTCGTTTCTAATGGTGCCAAGCATTCGATTCATAATGTGCTGACCGCCTTGTGTGGCCCCGGGGATGAAGTCATCATCCCGACTCCCTACTGGGTCAGCTATAGTGCCCTGGTCGAACTGACCGGTGCGACTCCCGTGATGGTGGAAACATCAGAAGAGAGCGGTTTCTGCATGAACGCGGAACAGTTCGCTGCCGCCATCACTCCCAAAACCAAACTGATGATGCTCAACAATCCCTGCAACCCGACCGGAGCCGCCTACCCGGTGGAAACACTGGAAGCACTGGCGAAAGTCGCCGTGGAAAAAGATGTGGCGGTGCTCTCAGACGAGATCTATGAAAAACTGATCTACGAAGGTTCTGAATTCCGCAGCTTCGCTTCCTTCGGTCCGGAAGTCGCAGAACGAACCATTATTGTCAGTGGCGTCAGCAAAGCTTACGCGATGACTGGCTGGCGTATCGGCTGGACACTGTCGAGCCCCGAACTCACCGCCGCGATGACCAAGCTGCAGAGCCAGGAAACCTCCAATCCCTGCAGTATCAGCCAGGCCGCGACGATTGCCGCGTTGAGCGGTCCCCAGGAAAGCGTCGCCGACATGTTGACCGCGTTCAAAGAACGCCGGGCTTATGTCCTCGAACGCCTGCGTAAATTCCCGGACATCAGCTTCGCCGAACCAGGGGGTGCGTTTTACGCCTTCTTCAATG is from Gimesia maris and encodes:
- a CDS encoding FG-GAP repeat domain-containing protein, which translates into the protein MLIGSSKSIRMLCLTMLAVYCIAGAQPPVYAEDKAKLGDSYGFKPLELFKLSDRSANMLAQDLNGDGLNDLILIDNSNSRIDVLQQRAPGEKVSPDEMTDEVNGIPSDARLKHIKIPVDVSISALTVGDFNGDGLNDLAYLALPDRLIIRYQTKTGEWSDRKRIRLADLQSTQWTIAAGDLNHDQKTDLIVLGTNHTYVILQDQNGVLKTPRPILNTSPKLGLAAIADLNGDGRNDFTYATRDGKDQMLCARLQKPDGNLGPEIRFELSNPRSVTLADIDGKAGSEILTIDSQTGRMRIQQLEKSSTQNGDLSKRLTMYGFGEEGSGRNRGFDLGDINGDGITDVVVSDPETAQMLVYLQAKDRGLDLGQTYPGLLGVEQLRVEDVNGDGRAEVFVLSEREKIIGVSSFENQRLSFPKILPVKGEPVAFEMADLDGNQSPELIYISRVDSNQYKLQALKLNPDGTWADYSFPSNPPNLENPKSLVKLDANGDGVFELMAFYGLSRSPKMITLTPKQTPQLITPSGGINLDEIKPESIFIGGPKRDWILTAQNNFARRLVLNSDNQWQVLDQFNAPESKARVVGAVNINLDGEPGDEIVLIDLGVQKLRILRKEANVYRPWKEVEIGEFPFLSAHVADLNGDQLPDLVLFGRGQFGILYSGQTPPTLKDVASYESKIPQAYFTDSVAGDLNSDGQSDIVILDLRTHQVEILNFQEQAGLKHALNFKVFEEKTFSRSNRSGSDPREAVIADLTGDNRKDLILLCHDRVLLYPQDDGKK
- the sppA gene encoding signal peptide peptidase SppA — its product is MSMPVHKSRWFLVALLLGCALILTQNSVSAAEEEEAKPTRENWAHMVIKGSYPEGPQMPGLFGDVTESLSKVVSRLEKASEDKSLTGVVLHFKGTELGWAKLNELRQAIQKVRKSDKKVFAWIETGMTKDYLIASACDQIVMPESASLILLGLRAEVSFYKNLFDILDIKPDILRVGKYKSAAEPYTRTEMSEAFREEMEALLDNYFGQITGMISASRGLSAEKVEAAINGGPYMAAEAKKLGLIDHIAYEDQLPKLLTGEDSKNEVKLIKKYAKKRADTDFSGIAGLIKLMDLLAGIDSSQRIGSGPRIAVIYATGAIMSGSSAQGSLLGGNVLGSDTFIKAVHKAADDDQVKAIVVRVDSPGGSALASDLMWRALEEAGKPIVVSMGDVAASGGYYISMGAERIFAEPGTLTGSIGVVGGKLAIEGLYKKIGITTSVISRGSNSGTFSPLNGFTESERVAVTGMLNAIYKQFTEKAAAGRKMDYNKLEALARGRVYTGEMALKLGLVDQLGTLDEAIDHARKLGKIKEGEKFEKLILPRPTSPFEQIFGPVDGDTQQHQQISRMLDSLAPGLSEQLKKMDLINLLAREKSLTIMPFEIRVQ
- a CDS encoding pyridoxal phosphate-dependent aminotransferase, with the protein product MSMQLSATVQKLKPSATIAAAAKAKELKSTGVKVYEFTLGEPDFTTPAHICQAAKDAMDAGQTHYTPAAGTLEVKQAICDAYQRDYGLSYQPNQVVVSNGAKHSIHNVLTALCGPGDEVIIPTPYWVSYSALVELTGATPVMVETSEESGFCMNAEQFAAAITPKTKLMMLNNPCNPTGAAYPVETLEALAKVAVEKDVAVLSDEIYEKLIYEGSEFRSFASFGPEVAERTIIVSGVSKAYAMTGWRIGWTLSSPELTAAMTKLQSQETSNPCSISQAATIAALSGPQESVADMLTAFKERRAYVLERLRKFPDISFAEPGGAFYAFFNVSAHFNKPLGGGKVVTDSSEFCTALLEEAHVALVTGDAFGAPGYVRLSFATDLKTLEAGLDRIEQFLSPA